The genomic window GCAACTCCGGGCGGCAGTGAGGCAAGCGCCGTCAGGCGccaaagtggtttttttttttttctctttttttttttttttgccggagTCGAGCGGGTGCTGCTAGCGGAGGCGCCATATTGGAAGGGACAAAACTCCGGCGACAGCGAGTGACACAAATAAACCCCTGGACCCCTTTGTTCCCTCAGCTCTAAGGGCCGCGATGTTGTACCTAGAAGACTATCTGGAAAGTGAGTGCGCGGCGCTGGCGGCGGCCGCCGGTGGGACCTGCGGGAGGGCAAGAGCGCGAGTGGACGGGCAGCGATGGCGGGAGGGAGGGGGCGGCGGGGGATGTTTCTTTCTCACGGTAACTGGCAGCCTCGTTGTGGGCTGCCGGCCCCCTCGACCCCCCTGACGCACGCGCGCAGTGACGTAAGCGCGTATTTCGCCGTTGGCCCCGCCCCTCTGACGGACTCTCCCTTTGACAGTGATTGAGCAGCTTCCTATGGATCTGCGGGACCGCTTCACGGAAATGCGCGAGATGGACCTGCAGGTGCAGAGTAAGTCGGCGCGTCTGCTACTCCTGTTGGCTGCGCGCGTTCAGTGCCAGACTTAATTTTCATCACTGCTAGCGCCTAATGCTCTTTCACTGTCCTCTAGCTCACTCCGCTAGTGCATAAGGAGTTGTCAGAAAGAACTGGCAGCCCTGAATCTcgccctttccttccctcccatgCTACTTTTTTCTGGCTTTTGCAAGAGGAGGCGGCACTGGGACACGTGTATTCCTTTCTAGAATGTGGGATCGtgcaaaaattatttctctacCGTCATTGAGATGGTTACCTATGTTTCAATGCACGTCAGCATAATAAATGTTGAGATGTTTTCTTGAGCCTTTTCGTATCGAACTTAGATTTCAGcgtttatacttatttttaaagttcatccTATTCAGTTTTTCAAGAGTGGAGAGCATAGAAGCACAGGTTATATATAGCTCTTTAGAGACCCTGGCGAATGTCAAATTTTGAAAACTTAGTTACACATtataagatacattttaaattgtaacAGAATCGTCATTTTCTTGGTTAAAATGAGTGACAGAAATTAGATTTCACTGTAAAGTTTCTTATGTGTTGTACTAAAAATTTTAGCAGTtagtgaacatttatttttctttcagtgataGCTTGGTAGTCTCTGTGACTTTTTCCCCAAATTAACTTTGCTCTTTCGTAGAGCAAGGACTATAAATAGGTGGCTTAGGGACCACTTGCTGCAGCTAAGAACCTGTCCTTTTCACTGGCCCGTCTTCTCTGCCCATGACCACACACCCACTTCTATACTCTTTGTTTATGAGTATATTTTTCCAGTAAGTTTCAGGTGGCACATAATAAAAACTGGTGGCATGGAAGCCACCTTCTGTTAAATGGATTGTGGTATGAAGTATGAATTGTGTGTGTGGTTCTCCAGCTGTCtcacaaattcattttaattttagtgtaGTCGAAATGCTAAAGATTTGCTGAAGAAGTATTTTCTGCAGGACTGAGCATAGACATGGATGTCAGATCTGAGTTTGTTTTAGGGCTTTACTAATTTACTCATTGACTCTGACTGTATTACCACTTGTGTGGGGCTTTCATTGTCTATAAAAAGAGAATCATCTAgggatttaaaatattacagatgGATTAGAATTTATAGTATCTGATACAAATTAGGCATTAAATAAAGGGTaacttactttaaatttttttttatattttattatttaaaattttaaattctcttaTAATTTGGGCTTACAGTATACGTATTACAGGGTTTTTAAACGTGCATTTCTTTACAGTAACGAATTTTCTGAAGTTAATAGATATGGATTAACAGAATAGTGTGCCAAATAAATTCAGAAATGCTTATTTAAACAAAGGAAGATACTAAAAATTAACCATAGTACTTCACAGAGTCTTTAAAAGGCTATTGTGGACTGAAAATCTCCAAAGGAAGTATGCTATGAAAAGATTTTTCTCAACTTACATAACAACAGAAtccttttcattaatttttcctttttttaagcaGACATCCAATGAGATGATTAGTCTTGGCACGTAATTTGAGGAATACTTACCTAGAATTAACGTTTAAATGATTATACCTACTACTTTCAGTTGGGATATGACATGATGAGATGTTTAATGCCATATACCAAATATTTTTATCACGTTTTCTTGTTAAAAGAAATGTGAGGATTATCTAATGgtgttttcattgtgttttggTACATTTGTCTGATTAATACCTATTTAGAGCTTTTGACCCCAAGGCTGTATTGCTGAAAAATTATAGGATAGAGCCCATGTACTTTGTTGACTCTACTTTGGCTATtggaaaaaattttgaaataacaaaaacaaaaataatctgtCAATAAGGAAAATTGTAAGTTTTTAAAGGAAGGTAATTGAggctttatatatttacataatcgAAGCATAACATATTTAAGTTACTGGCGAAGTGAAAGAGTGTATATTGTCAGTTTTTTTCCCTCCCTAAATCAAACCATGTATATTTAGTATATGAATTTGGTCatgtaatatgatttttttattatgtcatAGATGCAATGGATCAACTAGAACAAAGAGTCAGTGAATTCTTTATGAacgcaaagaaaaataaacctgaaTGGAGAGAAGAACAAATGGCATCCATCAAAAAAGTATGTGCGACACTTTGGATCATTTATCAAGAAATACTGGGACCCtctgaaaaagatatttcaaCATTAAATAGTGGTCTGGATATCAAAATAAGGGAATATTATCAATGACTCTTATAGAATGTAAATAGTTTAGTGTGGTTTAGAGCTTCAGATAGCGATTTTTAGTCATTAAAACATTTtggtaattaaaaatattgtttcaatAATTAGTGACTATTAGAAAGTGACAGACcatttaaaagttacatttttttctatttgttttattctagTTGCGTATAATTAAAGGTGAGTCATTTCCAGAGAGGGAGTACTGTATTCCAGTTTTGACCACAAACTAGCATAAATAAACATCAGCAGACcttgaagaatattttatatattgctagGTACCTAAATTAGTGGACCCACAGAAGAACAAAATCTTAAAAGTTAGAAGGAACTTAAGAAAGCCTTTTAGTTAAAAACTCCAAAGTTGCACATGAATTGGTCCAGAAACAGAATTCTTTGAGGTTTTGTTAGTTTTATAGTGGTTATAGCTCTCTTCCAGAATTGAGTGAGTATACACTCACATCTCAAAGTTTGCTTTACAAATATGATCGAGTTCATTCAGGGATGGATACATTTGAAGAACAACTTGAAAGACTTGAGTTTGGTCATGACTCTGCTATTTAGCTGTGTGACATTAAATCTTGATATTTCTGAGTAATAATGCCTTCCTAAAGCCAGTGTTCATAGaattgttcaaggatcaactaaGAGGCCAGACGTGATGCCTCatacccataatcctagcactttgggaagctgaggcgagtggataacctaaagtcaggagttcgagaccaacttagccaacctggtgaaaccctgtctttactaaaaatacaaaaattagccgggcgtggtgataggcgcctgtaatcccagctactcgagagactgaggcaggaaaatcacttgaacccgggaggtggaggttgcagtgagcctagatcgcgccactgcactacagcctgggcaacagagtgacagagtgagactctgtctcaaaaaaaaaaaaaaataaataaataaataaaaagggatcaattaagaaagaaatttggaaacTACAAATTGAGTAGTAATGTTGTTATTTATTCTACCACATGGAGGGAAGATTATttctgttggggaaaaaaaaccaatACTCTATAACAGAAGTGGTCCTGGCTTGGAAGAAACCTGGAGGGACATGTATTTGTGAGTATAGACATGATATATCCACATCCCAAAGTCACTAATCATCTCTTTAACCTAATAAATTTTTGGTGGAGTGCACCTTGAATATACCTT from Piliocolobus tephrosceles isolate RC106 unplaced genomic scaffold, ASM277652v3 unscaffolded_40, whole genome shotgun sequence includes these protein-coding regions:
- the LOC111550193 gene encoding inhibitor of growth protein 3 isoform X3; this translates as MLYLEDYLEMIEQLPMDLRDRFTEMREMDLQVQNAMDQLEQRVSEFFMNAKKNKPEWREEQMASIKKDYYKALEDADEKVQLANQIYDLHF
- the LOC111550193 gene encoding inhibitor of growth protein 3 isoform X2, whose protein sequence is MLYLEDYLEMIEQLPMDLRDRFTEMREMDLQVQNAMDQLEQRVSEFFMNAKKNKPEWREEQMASIKKDYYKALEDADEKVQLANQIYDLQHF